A region of the Corticium candelabrum chromosome 4, ooCorCand1.1, whole genome shotgun sequence genome:
ATACTGAGTAACTCCGATTGATCCTAAATATTTCTGTACAAGAGAAGATCTTCATAGTCAAAGTTTGGAGAAATGGTCATCGCCTTGACATTGCTATAAATAAATGACACAAAATTGACCGTTTCGCAAGATTAACTTGTTTTGAATGCTCTAGCAATTAAAACATAAAGCTAGATCAAACAGCTAGACAGCAATTCTGCCATTTTGTAGAGCAACATACGGCTAATGTCAGCAAAAAATTGCATAGCAGTCGTACAGTCATACTGGCTAATGCTGCAATATACCCCATAATGAACATCTCGTCTAACTGAAGTTCCCTAACTCCCATGCTGCTCTTAATTTTAACCAATGCATCATGCAGCTTACCCATTCCAATCAATTAgtacaaacaagacaacagtCACATAGGTATGTCATGTTCACGATTAATCGGGTAAGTCATCGAGAGTGAGCAGTTTTAGGTTAAAGCAACATGTCCGCAAGATCTTGTCTGGAAACTTCATCGGACAATAAAGCATTGATAAGATGCTGCTTGCGAGAGTCTCCTGTAATCCCCCTTTCTCTAGCCGCATCTTTCCATCGTTTAATTAGCTCTCTCGCCCACTTCGTTACACCTTCGTTTGCCTCACTTGCTACCTCAGAAATGGTAGCAATTTCTGTCTCGCTAAAACCCAAAACATTTGCCAAAGAACGGAAGGTTTTTAGGTCCACACTCCTGGCGACATTTTCTTCTTTGGAAGATGTTCTTGTTGCTGATGTTGCCAGTTCTGAAAATACGTTTACTTCTTCTACCATGCCACAAGACGATGCCCACTGGTACCAAAATAGCAATAAACATTCTGACATAATGTTCATAATAATTATGACTGGCCTTTCTCGGGAAACTCTGCTGTACATACAAACTGGTTACCACGTCGTTCTCGATTCCCATCAATTTGAACGATACGAAAAACGTTTCTTCATCAGAGTCCGGTATGCGATCGATTCTGTACTCAAGTGCCTTAGAACAACTACGAGGCCTTCCACTGTACTCCGGCACGATGTCCTAAAGCAAGATCAAGTTAGTGCTTGAATAATATCACTCACAAATATCTATTGAACCATCATATCGTTTGCAACATGCCATCCATTGCTGACATTACTCAAAACACGAAACTGTTGAAGATTTCTTCTTATTTCTCGAGGACCGTCTACTCGGTATCCAGCGTGAATTCGACTTGTTTCCAAATTGTCTAAAATCTGTAGGCACAAACACTGCAATTACACTAAAATAGAACAAGAAACACTAATACTAATGTAAGAAGTTTCTACTTTTGTAgaatatattatatgtattgtatgtgaTACATTTAATATGCCACAAACCTGTAGCTGTTCTTTTGGTAATACATATACTCTGAACTTCCATCCTGTCCCTTTCTTTGGACACTGTGTGGCATACAAACAGGCCACATAATGATAAGAAATTGTGCAGCTGAGTGGAGACTGGCACTTTGTCCATGCCCAAAACCCACTAAGCTTCTTTGTCACGAACGACATGTTGTCATTGGAAAGTGTAACTGATGGTCCTTTCGGATAGAAAATGGTGCGTTTGTTTGCATCTGTGCAGCGACAGAGCTGTACCTTCTTCCACTTGGGTATCTGGTATTCTTTAGTTTTACTGTGCCACAAACAAACGTCAGAGTCGAGTAGTGAAAACCCACTTGGCAAAGTGATCGATGCTCGAAAACATTGGGACAGCAAAGCTTTGCGGATTTCTCCAAAATAAAAGACAGGGCCAAGTTTATATTCTCCATTCGTATAAATGCAAGGAGGGTCCAGTTGTCCAGGTGAACAAAAAAACGCCGTCATCTCAAAAAAATCTTCAGGcaaattgtctgtgttttCACTGTCGTCGTGATCTGAAGCCTCGCTGACCATGTCATGTAACTCACTGATTTTTTGTAGTGCTGCACGTGGCTCGCCCACATCTAAAGTTTGCATGCTTGCAACttcactgtcactgtctgtaaCTGCAACTTCCTCGTCCACAGGCGTGCAAGAGTCATTTATACATTCATTTTCTAGTGAGTCTATTTGGATTTCCACAGATACAACTGCATAGTCACATGAGATCTTTAAAATTCTCTTCTCATTTTCTTCAATAGGAATTCTTTTAGTGTTCCCCAATTTCTCTGGACAAAAGCGAGTTGGAAGATTCAAAACAAAAGCAACGTCTTCCACAGTTAGACGTCGAGGAGACAATTTGAATTCAGCTTGTGTGCTGATTTCATCTGTCAGCGGGACGGCACAAAGTGCATCAGATGGGgatgcaataaaataatgaCCGTTCATCGGTGGATTTGATTCATCAAACTTAGTAAGAGCAACTGCTTGCACATGCGTACAGTCGATGTAGTCTACTAGTGTACGATCAAAAGCCTTTCTCAGTACATCCACAACTTCTTGAAAGCTTCTTTCTTTAGTTTCTGCAGCAATCCAAGACATGTGTTCATTACTGATTTTGCTCCAATTAGAATAGTTTATATCAAGGAGTAGGTTCAAACGCTGACGATTACGTGCTGCCGCTCCTAGTGGCAGGAAAACATCATTTTTGATCGTGGCATCTAGCCACCATTGCAATTCCTGAGTTGACTGTTTTGCTTTCCTTTCTCCATCTGCGCTTGCGCTGACAATAATATGTAAGCGTTTCTTACGTTTCACCAATTTCTTTGCTAATGAATTCAAAAAATTCAAGTTATCTTTGGACGCCTCATCCAAACTCTCTGCGTAGataacaacagaatttgttgTGGTATCAAGCAGCCGTTGAAATAAAATTTCCTGTAAATTGCAAAATTTCAAAGTATTTGCTGCAATCCAAGTGTACCATCCCGCTACTTTGTGAGCAATAAAAGAAGAGATCCAATGATTCAATGCATCGTTAGCGCCGACAATTAGAACACAGCTGACTTTTTCAGGTAAGCTGTTTGTCATACAATACctttctattgttttgtacTGCTGCTCACCGATGAGTGCCCATAACCTCTGTTCAAGAGGAAGTTTACCCGAGTAGTACTGAAATATGTCCGATTCAACTAGTACTCCGCAATGTGGCGGATCATGGCTCATTTCTGAAAGTCTCCTTTTACCATCAAAATAGCGGAGTGCTTGTTGTTTAGTTTGAATTCGATCACGAATATGATCAGGAACTAACTGTGCAGGAATATTTTCTTCTACGTTTTCTAACGAACTGTCATCCTGCAAGAAGCCATCGACATTGCTGCCAATAGATTTCAAACATTTGTAAATGCTGCTTAGAGTACAACCATTTAGTCTTTGCTGAACGAGATCTCTGTTTTCCCGAATCGCAGAAGAAAAGCAGCTGTTGACAATTTTGCTGATTTCTTTTTCTGTTGGATGAGAGACTTCAACAAGCAAACTAAAACTGCGTAAAACCTGATTACTAAAGGCCCATGGATTTGAAGATGTGCAGCAAACGCACAAATCCACGTTTTCGGGAGGTTTGAGTTTGAGAAGCACCAACTGCAGAAGAAATTCTGGTTCGCCAGTGTCAGCACTGCCACTATCCCAACTGTGAAAAGCTAAATCTAATTGACTAAACAGAAGTAACACACGAGAACCAGAAGCTGCGTCTCGACCTCTTTGAAAAGCTCTAATAATTTTATCCCGCTGTTCGGTGCCAGAATGTCCACCAAACTCTATTTCATACACTTGAAAACCATGAGGCAATGCTAAGTCTTTCATAATCTCATTCAGACAATCGTGAGAATTCCCGTACAGTAAAACTGATGTTTCTTGTCGTTCCAAGATGTGCTCTCTGTATGAGATGTGATTTGCAAATTTAGACCAGATTGGTCTAAAAAAGACTAGAAGTTTGAAGTAGACAGCACTAGACAAAACCAAACGGGCTGGCCGTGATTGTAACTTCGCTGCATCAGATTGCTCCGGAAAACAATGCCAATCTAATTGCTGATTGTAGTCTTCAGttttcacaacaacaaactgccTTTGTGCGCAATCTTCTGCTATTTTCATAAACTGATCTTTTAATTCTTTCCATTCTTGAGTACACGGAGAGCATTCTACTTTGCAAGAAGAACTCTGTCCAATGAATTTCTTCTCAAACCATTCTTTCATCATACTAAATACTTCAGCAGCTTCCCTTTCGCTGTAAATCAAATACATTCTAAGAGGTTGGCAACTCAAATTTCCTAGCTTTTCTATTTGCGTTTTGATATCATTATTCTTGCAGGCATTGTTGTGTCCATCAGAGTAAAATGCAATAACTGTAGTTTCGTCGTCTTTCAAGTTTTCCTCAATAGCAGAGTTGGCCTCCTTCAGTCCTTCTGCGAACGATGTGTATCCAGATAAAGTGATATCTTTGCCGTTTCTAGAAGATACGTCTGTATGCAGCATAAACTTGGTTATCTTTTCTTGAAATAATGACGACTTAATTCCGTCTTTTAAAATGTCGCCGAACGTTTTGATAGCTTCTTCTAAAGATTTTCGCTTAAAAATTGCATGGCCTACCATTGAAAACGTTATCATAGTCACTTGACATCTGTTTGTTATCCATTGACGAGATTGAAGCATCTCTAATGCAGACAACAGAACGGCTCCAAATCGATTTTGGCAAGTTTTATGGATACAAATATCAATATCTGAAGAAGGCCGCCAGTCGGATGCCCTCATTGATCCCGAAGTAtcaaaaacaaatacaatatGAAATTTGGGAATATGATTGCATTCGAAATGATGCCCATTGGTAGACACAGAACAAGCTTCATTTAAACAAGCGCTAGACTGGTTGTGCTCGACTCCATCATCGTGCCAAAGCTTTCTTGTGCAGTTCTTAATTTCAACACATGTTTTGCAACGAGCAGGACAAAGATCGAACTCTTCGCTGCGGCAAGGATCGTCAAACTTCATAATTTTCCAAAATTCAGTGTGAGAAAATAAACCTTTTCGGTATCCATCATCAGGATTCAATTTCATTTCGAAAGGGCGATATCGCAAAGAATTCAAACTCCAATCGTCATGTATGTTACAAACATGACAATGCCCTCTTCCTCCGGCAGCGTTGTGCAAACAGACGTCAGCGCAAGTTTCTTTGTACAAGTAGTCCGAAGTACTGTATCTGGTCACTCTGCCTGTAACTTGAAGAGTGTCGCCTCTATTCATGCTAGCCAGATATGAATAGAGCATCAAGCCATGACCATTTTCAATACCATGCCTTCCTACATGAATACCCGTGCTCTTTACAGATTTAGTGCAAAGTTTATGACATAACGGACATTTTTCTCGACAAGAATGGTTTTCTCTGCAACAGTGTTGCTCCTCGTGACTGAAACGAGAAACGTTAATCAATTTACTGCACTTGGCTACTTGAGGAATTTGTATAGGATATTCTTCTGAAGCTTCAACTGTTTCATGTGATGCATCGCTAACATGAGCAAACAATAGCAAGGTCTGATCAGATCGGTTGATTCGTTTGCAAACACCAACATGTTGACAGAGAGCAGGGCATTCGTGAATTTGTCCGCAAAGATGTGGACTAGACTTTTCGGAGACATGTCCATGAGCCTCTCTGCAGAAATTAAAGCAACCCGGCATTTCACATTGATAGTTGCAACGAGACTCGTTGCAAAGGCACAAGCTGTGCTGGTGGTCAATCTGCCGAGTACATTCAGCGGGACAAAATAGTACACTACATTTGTTTGAGCACATGTGCTGATCTCCGCAATCATGAGCTCCTTCGTGTCCTGCCGTTTTGGTACATCTTTCTCTGCAACCATTCTGACAAAAACGACAATGATGCAAGCACTGGTAATTTTGCGAGCTGCATTTGTGTTCAGAATCTCCAGATATACCGTCGTGACCTGCTCCCTTTGTGCATTTGGCCAGTGGACCGTCTTCTTCCTCTTTACAATCATACCTACACTCTTTCTGGCATATGTGAACCTCGTTTAAGCAGTCGTGACAGTCTCTTTCGCCCGTAGCATGTGAGTAAGGCAGTAAGCAGGTAAATTGACAATTTTCTCTACCGCACACTGCACCGCACACGCGAAACAATTCACAAAAGTGCCTATAGCGATGCTGGACCCCAGGCGGTATAATTTTATCACAAGCTTGTTTTTCAAGACGTAGGTCTTGAGCCAATTCTTCAAACCACAACTTGACTCTATTACAGCGCCGTTCTACAACACTTAAAACAAATTCGAAAAAGCTCGGCTGCCACCCAGTTCTCTCATTGTATTCATTTCTCTTGTTTTCTCTTCGAAACAAGTCGAACATTTGCGACAAGAAAGTTTTTGGTCCATTGTAAGTGTCTCCTAATACATAAAAGTCATCACGTTCCATCAGCTTGAATTCGTCAGTAGTGGCAAACCTTTTAATAAGCTCTCCTTCTAatacttgaacttgtgacagAGGAAGCTCCGAACCGTGCCTTTCAAGAACAAGTTTTTGCCCGTCTGTACATACGTTTGTTACAAAGTTGCAAAAACCGTAACGAACAAACACAGAATTACCCTTCCAACGACCAACCGGAGTATATTTCTTCTGGTTTTGGAGAGTAATATCTACAATAAATGGCTTCGTGCTAATTCTATAGTCATCCGGTATCTCTATGTCACCAGCAAACGAGGAGAACCTGCCTCTCACCAAAGCATCTTCAATGGCCTCAGTCACgtgcatttttgttgtttcaatAAAGTAATCCTGAAGAGACCTATTCTCATGAGTCATCAATTGCCTTACTACAGCTCTTAGTGTACGCAAAAACCATGCCCCATTCTGAAAAATGCACAAAGACGGCTGGACGAACTCGAAAAACAGATCCTTAACGCCTCTATAGTATTCTAGGGTTTGCAAAGGCTGTAGCATTGCAGTAGCTGTTTCCTTAAATAGAACGTTGAGGTGGGGAGTTCTGTTTTTAGTTTCAATCATTTCATTGTGAATCTGACAATTCAAAGCTTCTATCTCATTTCTTTGTATATCCTTTAACAATGGCACAAAAGTTCCTGCAAATAGAGCTTTGTTGCCATAGATAAAGTTTCTGTATTGCAAAGCAGGATGCTCTTCACGTTTGTCCAAGTCGGCTGTGCAAGTTTCAGAGACTCCAGATGCAAAACTTTTTAACATTTTTTGAATGCTTTTGTCCAACGCCTTTTCACGCGCATTCAGCAAGATTACTGAACTAAGAGAAAATACTAACTGAGACA
Encoded here:
- the LOC134179078 gene encoding uncharacterized protein LOC134179078, which codes for MKLNPDDGYRKGLFSHTEFWKIMKFDDPCRSEEFDLCPARCKTCVEIKNCTRKLWHDDGVEHNQSSACLNEACSVSTNGHHFECNHIPKFHIVFVFDTSGSMRASDWRPSSDIDICIHKTCQNRFGAVLLSALEMLQSRQWITNRCQVTMITFSMVGHAIFKRKSLEEAIKTFGDILKDGIKSSLFQEKITKFMLHTDVSSRNGKDITLSGYTSFAEGLKEANSAIEENLKDDETTVIAFYSDGHNNACKNNDIKTQIEKLGNLSCQPLRMYLIYSEREAAEVFSMMKEWFEKKFIGQSSSCKVECSPCTQEWKELKDQFMKIAEDCAQRQFVVVKTEDYNQQLDWHCFPEQSDAAKLQSRPARLVLSSAVYFKLLVFFRPIWSKFANHISYREHILERQETSVLLYGNSHDCLNEIMKDLALPHGFQVYEIEFGGHSGTEQRDKIIRAFQRGRDAASGSRVLLLFSQLDLAFHSWDSGSADTGEPEFLLQLVLLKLKPPENVDLCVCCTSSNPWAFSNQVLRSFSLLVEVSHPTEKEISKIVNSCFSSAIRENRDLVQQRLNGCTLSSIYKCLKSIGSNVDGFLQDDSSLENVEENIPAQLVPDHIRDRIQTKQQALRYFDGKRRLSEMSHDPPHCGVLVESDIFQYYSGKLPLEQRLWALIGEQQYKTIERYCMTNSLPEKVSCVLIVGANDALNHWISSFIAHKVAGWYTWIAANTLKFCNLQEILFQRLLDTTTNSVVIYAESLDEASKDNLNFLNSLAKKLVKRKKRLHIIVSASADGERKAKQSTQELQWWLDATIKNDVFLPLGAAARNRQRLNLLLDINYSNWSKISNEHMSWIAAETKERSFQEVVDVLRKAFDRTLVDYIDCTHVQAVALTKFDESNPPMNGHYFIASPSDALCAVPLTDEISTQAEFKLSPRRLTVEDVAFVLNLPTRFCPEKLGNTKRIPIEENEKRILKISCDYAVVSVEIQIDSLENECINDSCTPVDEEVAVTDSDSEVASMQTLDVGEPRAALQKISELHDMVSEASDHDDSENTDNLPEDFFEMTAFFCSPGQLDPPCIYTNGEYKLGPVFYFGEIRKALLSQCFRASITLPSGFSLLDSDVCLWHSKTKEYQIPKWKKVQLCRCTDANKRTIFYPKGPSVTLSNDNMSFVTKKLSGFWAWTKCQSPLSCTISYHYVACLYATQCPKKGTGWKFRVYVLPKEQLQILDNLETSRIHAGYRVDGPREIRRNLQQFRVLSNVSNGWHVANDMMDIVPEYSGRPRSCSKALEYRIDRIPDSDEETFFVSFKLMGIENDVVTSLYVQQSFPRKWASSCGMVEEVNVFSELATSATRTSSKEENVARSVDLKTFRSLANVLGFSETEIATISEVASEANEGVTKWARELIKRWKDAARERGITGDSRKQHLINALLSDEVSRQDLADMLL